In the Vanessa atalanta chromosome 13, ilVanAtal1.2, whole genome shotgun sequence genome, CATGAGAGCAAAGTCGCAGGAAATCTGCTAGTCTACAAAAAGATTCTCACTTGGTAGAGGAAGCGCCACCTCTGGCGAAGTTGACAGACGCGATCTCCTCGAAGCGAATGTGCACGGGCGGCTTGTGCACGTAGATGAAGCCCTTCTCCAGCGGGTACAGGTAGCCGGCCGCGGCCTTGTACGAGCACGCGATGGCCGGCGTCTTGTGGTGCCTGCGGAGAATGTTTAAACAATATACGTAAGATATAAGTCTATAGATATAGATAGCTGTGTGGCACCTACATAGATTCTATATTCAAATGGGTCTCATTGAGTTTCTAAGCACCTTTCAGATTtatgtcttaaaaaataaagtgtaaattaaaaatatgtagttaGCTAGTTGCTAGCTGTCTGCTCTGACCCCATCCAAGTTATATAAGAGTTCTGTGTACTTCCCAAATGCTGTGCCACCTACCAATCCAAACCAACCAAACTATCCAGGAACCCaatcaaatacatatacaaaatttgTTTACATATGTTCAAGGTGATGATATAAAGATAGTATATTTATAGCTATATAAGTTAGATTTATACTTAAGAGTTTTAAATGGCTAATAGGTTATATCGGACAACATGGAaagtacaaacaaaaaataagacaGTCACCCTAAGAAGTCTCCAGGTCCTGTGACTCTTCGGTTGATGATAACTTTCATTATTTTAGCGAGCACTTCGTAAGTTGGTCCCGATAATTCTTTTGTGATTTTTCCCTCATATTTCTCCTTCAATTCTtccctgaaaaatattttctttttaaaaagacatacatatatatttttttttctaatagaattcatatcatgatatattttttatcataaatacttactgtatttatgtgtttaaaactactatatatacaatactatattaattatgtaattatacttACAACACAAGATCTTAATACACAAAACTAAACTTACTCTGTAAAAGGTAGCTCCAAACTCGTTTCCTCTTCAATACCAAACAACAGTACCAAATAGTGGTATCTTGTTTGACCTTGTTTTATGGGAGGATCCAATGACACTACGAAAAACATTTGTCTCGTGTCTTTGTGCGGTAATAAGAATAGTCGTAGCACTGTCGACATTGGGATCTTGTAGTCAAATGTTTTACCGTGAAGTTGGAAAAACGTTTGGAATACCTTAATGTCGTAGCGACCactgaaaagaaataaaatatgtgagtATAATTCAtacgtaatatatttgataatttgtGAAGCAAAATAATCATACCGAGGAGTAAGACACTGCAACTCCCTGAATATAGCAATAGCATCCCCAGAGACAGAGATAACACTTGCTTTATTCATGACTTGCTGGTGGAAGGCTTCAACGGCATCCATGTCACCTGCCAGTTCACTTGTGGGAATGTGGAATCTCATTTCCATTAATGAGACAGGTGTATCATcattcttaaaagaaaattggTTTATATTTGTTCAATATGGAATAGTGGAGGAAAAAATAAgtcatagataaaattaaatgtcccTGTAAAGTTTTCTTTGGTATATTTACTGATAAGTATTAAATAGTGTATGAACTATGATGCATATGATGTTATTCTTGTCTTACCTGATGGAACTCTAGTGTCACTTCATTTTTGCCAGTATTGCACTGTGACACATAGTGTAAAGGTATCTCAAAAGCAGTATTGGTTCCTACATTAAAACTCAGTACAGCTCCATTAAACTTAGCTGTACCCCAGTTCCATCCCTTGAGTGATAGTTCCTTTTCCAGCATATCTTTATGGTAGTTGCTCTTGAAAAACTTTGCAACCTTTTCTTGTTcctgaaaattaaattgtttatttggcttttgttttTATCTACATATGTAATAACTATTAGTAACATAACATTCTAGAAAAGTGatgtcaataaatttttatgctttatatttctttgaGCCAAATACCAttgtcatatacatatatacatatattgtaatagTAGAAGTATTTAATGTTAAGAAAAATGATTACCCCATCCTTAAAACCTCCATATCTGTGTAATGTGCcatttttcaaaaacaatcTTAAGCCCCATGATCCAATGAACTTTTGAAAATTCACAAGTTCAATATCATTAGCTGATATCTGTTCAACTTTGCCAGTTTTGctgtttttgaatattatattttgatctgTCATTTTTAACCTCCCAGGCACCTGAAATATCATTTGTCATTAAATGTTGAGGTTAcacattatgaataaatatttaacaatttcatcACATGTTTATTTGAGGAACTATAGAGTCACATTCACTTTGTGAATGTACTAACTTTGGAGACTCTTTAGTTAAAGTTATTCTTAGTAGAGTGTATGAGAATGAAtccagtatattttaaattattttgacaaatttgTGGTAAGtcattttcacaaatatattaagaattttgTTTGCATTATGTTTTCTATCATCTTGATATTTGATAgtctattatctatataataaatgtgaattaTGACTTTTACTTAATGTCTGACAAATACATACATGCATCtgtcacatttatattaaatgaggcAAATGAGCTTGTGCTTGTTAAATGTTGCTTAAAAGTTGAGTAACATTTtggaagtttatattttaaaacatgtcACATGTCAAATAAGCGTCAGTAACTAGTGTCTAAACTACTGAAAATGATACGACATTGTAATTTTAtggataatttaatattttaaaaaaatgttacaaatatagaCAACACACAAATgcaaataattagataattatgacCTAATAagtgtgtattatatatatatttcataaaattaaagtatataatgagATCAGAttactcaaatttaataaaaaataaggaattttAATTCTTCATTTGTTTGTCTGAAGCAATGACAAAATGTGCTGTTACTTGCCATAGTCCCCTTTATTTCTGCGGTTACATCATTATATTCTAAGAACTCcattttttacacaaaattattaggatatatacttttatattatgttaataaaacgttaaattcaatattttgcaCATGTGATGCCGGACTCAAACTCAATTGCAGTCCGCGGGGCGCGGAAATCGGATCCAAGCAAAAGAATATGACATTTGACACTGACATTTCGAATTGAGTATTGACAGACATCATATTGTacggtaaatattttgtacgattTAGCGAATGAACACACTTagttattacatacaaatttacATTACACGTCTAGTAGTTTAGGTACatcctttaatttataaacaatctaTGTGTAGTATTATAAGCAAATGaggttcataaaaataataaaaccataagaatacatttttttatagttatgcaGTTAAGGCCCATGGTACCGACCGTGAGTCTTTGATTCTTTCTGAAAAGATAAAAttgttcgattaaaaaaaaattttttttttttatttttctgcagaTTTGAGTGCACTCgccaatcaatttatatatttgagctTAGAATGCGTAGTGAtaccaaaaattatttaaattatcgtttCTAGAAGATCTGATACTTcctcatttaaaaatacattcgtaTTTACACATCATACGTAAGGagaagtgaatttaatacatttttactgtttaactgtaaatttaatagaaaagcgCCTGCAACGCTCCTTCAAGCCAACTTCTGCTGCAGATGTCAATTAGCGGTTgtagttactttcgaattttcGATCAGGTGTGCCTCTTATTTATATgccacctataccataaaaaataaagttattaacgCTAAACTATTTCAGATAGGACACTGTTCATATGGTTATATACTGAAGCatgtattcaaattttaaaaatattttatattatatttattatatatttttaattaagcaaaTTGTTGCAAATGTgacaggtcatttatataaacgagcAAGACAAATTCAAACCGGAGCCCTAGATTATAACTACGGTACATTCATTACATTCCCGCTATAAAATCAGCTGGAATTTccgaattgaatatttttattgctattttgaGATTAAATCTACTCTGCAAAAGTACACTGTCATAGAATCtattcaaaatgttataaacGATAATAAGGATCGTTAgcacatttttaataacaaatcatTAAgcaatgttgtaaaaaaatgtcaCGGACAATCCCATTTCTAACCTGTGAAGTTAAAAACaaggaatttttaattattcaatttagttGTATTAGGTTTGTACCGGATTGTACCGCATTTTGAATCGTTTTTACCTCAAAGGGGTAAGATATATGGGAGTGCGATAATATAGTCATAAAAATTTGGTCAGCTAAGGGTAAACCATATGAATGAAACccaataagtataattatggTATATTTAGAATTGATTTCAAAATTTACGCCTAGCCTAAATATTACCTCCGTTAACTTTTGTTACTTTGTTTCTTAAATGATTTTAAGCAGATGATTTTGCAtcaaagataattataaaattaggaaatgaatgtaaaaataatacagcaCAATCAGGGTAATAGAAAATTCGTCGTTGACAACACTGCCACAGAgtacgataaataattaaataatagtttttattagtaACTCTTTGTGGATTGACGTCTGGAGTTATCTTGTCCTCAAAATTGTCAAAtatacgtgttttttttaaaaataatagtaaataaataatcagttaTATAGTACATTTATAGTGATTGACTATGTACGCAgtgttcaatatttaaaaattatcagtaACTTAAACAATATAACATCCAATCTAAATCTGTGGTCCTTGATTATAACTATTTCGTAGGTGTATTTTGCATGTGCAGTTCATATGGCGTCATTATCACTACCACGAGTACTACAATTGAAGAAGAACAGCTTGGATGCTGAGCGTGAGCAGTTCGAAAAGTTTCAGGTAAGATAACTTACTAAAGTCCTAAAAATATGTTtggtaaaattattgtttatatttttctggtTTCTTAAAGTATACATTTTAGAACGAAATGTTGATCATTACTTTAACATCaatatgtgtatttaaaatatctaataacatagcattaattttatacaaagataaAGTTTACTgactttatgtattataataagtgACTTGTAacttacacatttattttattatacttaatgtgAATTTCACCATTTTCATGCATATAcaatgcattaaaatataattttatatatatatatagttcataTTAGTAATATGTACAAATTTTTATGGAAGAATTCTTGGTAAATAGCATCACTAATAAATCAAGTTGACTCAGCTGCCTAATACTACAATGAACTTATATGACAAAAAATCCTCTATTCATTGAAAGAATATTGCTGATTTAgttacaatttcattttttttaataattttgaaactagCAACAAATAATCAaggtaacataaaattaatattaatataattgcaacACATATGTACTTATAATGTAACATATTGAATGAATATAGTTTCACTTTTTATTTTCCACATGATTGTTGTTCTAACGTATTTATTAAAGGAAACCACAATTTAAAGCATattcttgttaatttttttaacctgTAGGCTGAATTAATAACCTTCGTTTTGGTTTCTCTGTAGCTGTGTGAaaactaacaaaattataagaatTCCCTTTTCGTCCACAgatcctataaaaataatttataatgtatgtatgattGTTTGTGGTAATTATTTGTTCtttaaagtatataagtgtGGCAACAATATCATGACACAGTTACTTTTGTTACAACACTGCATTACGTCAATCTAATTCTCACTTGTGTATACAAACAATGTAGTTTACCAGCTGcttatgtaaacaaataatctGCAGGCTACACTTTGTACATAGTCTTACAATTATTATCACTTTTGATTATTACTTTGTATGCTAAGCAATTAATTGAAGTTTCGAGTTGataaaaattgtactttttaatataaaataatttcaaaattatttttagtatgtataataaatttaagagcAATTTCTTATTCTGgcataaaatcttttaattttgttaattaattaaatttatgggACTGAATGTAAAAGGTAGAACATTTCACCTGATTACAATTTCGATATATGAttgaatgattatatatatctttttatcttttaatagatAATAGCGAAAACGAAGCACATGATAACTTATCTATCGGGCTCTATCCGTTTCACCTCAGTTGTGATTCATCTATGTTAACAATACATGCATATATTGAAGTTGTTTTTATAAGCtaattgtttgatttaaaatttaggtgAGTGTTTTAAATATAGCCTAACCCATGgatagtgtaaataaatattaggagTGCTTGTCTTCGGTCTTCTCTGGATTCATTGTATGACGGCTTTTAAGAGTCTTACATATTTCTATAATAGCGTTCAATAATGCTTACTTCTTACCGTATACGTTAAaactattgtatatatgtagtttttataaaatatgtatagtgATAACTAAAGTTTCCATCGGCAGTATTTCGcggtattttcttttttgaatCGGTGGTCATTTAAAGTTGACTATCAATAAATGAGTTTCATTTgattactagttttatttttaaatacgtcaTCTACACATGTACGAAAAGATAGCGTATAGTTGAGTGTATATTTGCTGTCTCTAAATATCGTATTGTTGCAGATTTCctcttattttacaaatataacaacatTCGATGCAAATCTTGTTCTTATAATTTGCATTTCGTTTGTATGCTctaaaatatcgttttatgtTGGAAAGCCGGCACTGGTCAGACGACGTGATTGTTATCTTCCGCCCACAACActacatttattatatctgCCCCCGTTATGTTTTCATGCTCAATGAATTTATGAATGCCagattcttaaattattttaccttCGTTGAATTCATCAACAATTTCCAtacctacctatatataatactgTGCTCGTTGTACGTTTGCAATGTTATGGTATATAATGttgaaacaaatttttaattatcaccCGGTACAAAGCAGGTGTCGTATGACATAACTTAGTCTAGGATACGCGTAAGTTCATCTTTGATGACTATGGTTAATAAATTACTGGGTATATTTCCACTCACGTATTTATCTCAAATTATTCATgcgtcaataattattatttgatgaatttgtaaatacaaaaatctGTATTAGTATATACctttttgaaaaacaaataaataaagtttttaatatttatacaataattgtaacttaattcatttataattcaacaaagAAGATCTTACTTTCATGGGTCCAAACCGACATACGTTACcaagtcttttttttaaactttgataacatattatcctaaatatatatagttataattaagtaattttgcACGTATACTGTTTTACCTCGGGTACATCGctcttttaagcttatcacgaTAAATAAGTACCTAAAGAGCTAAATGTAGGCACTTGAAAATAAtcctataaagtatatttcaatagataaaatgttataataaataataatactagtcttataaaaagatagataagtttaattattttaaagtacataCTAATTTGTTACTTGCGTTTTATTCATGAAtatatccattttatattatcgaGTGTAATTTACGTGGGAAGATTTATATCAGGACGAGAGAGCCGGATAAAAGAGTAGTTCTGCTATTTTTTATGGCAAAACGAAGTACACATTAACTTCGTGAGTtgaacattgtttttattttataaatagctacTAGTATTACTTACCATTGGAAGATATGTCAgttaattaaaagatattaaataattaaaacaaaaaaaaaaggcatGTAGTGGAGttttacgtataaatataaagctTGAGTCGAGTTATAGTATTCGTAACAAGTCTCTGCATTTTATCAGTAAAAacttacgtatatttttttatgttatccttatgaacgtattaaatattttcattccttaagaattgaatattttttagattgatCAATAAATCGGGAcagtagtttattttatgtcaataacATTAtcaagagctgagatggcccagtggttagaacgcgtgcatcttaacataACATTGCTAGCCatgatattttcaaatataacgaAGTatataatgagccgagatgacccagtggttagaacgggtgcatcttaaccgatgattacgggttcaaacccaggcaagcaccacgaattttcatgtgccttatttgtgtttataattcatctcgtgctcggcggcgaaggaaaaaatcgtgaggaaacctgcttgtgtctaatttcaacgaaattctgccacatgtgtatctaccaacccgcactggagcagcgt is a window encoding:
- the LOC125068474 gene encoding FACT complex subunit Ssrp1 isoform X2; the encoded protein is MEFLEYNDVTAEIKGTMVPGRLKMTDQNIIFKNSKTGKVEQISANDIELVNFQKFIGSWGLRLFLKNGTLHRYGGFKDGEQEKVAKFFKSNYHKDMLEKELSLKGWNWGTAKFNGAVLSFNVGTNTAFEIPLHYVSQCNTGKNEVTLEFHQNDDTPVSLMEMRFHIPTSELAGDMDAVEAFHQQVMNKASVISVSGDAIAIFRELQCLTPRGRYDIKVFQTFFQLHGKTFDYKIPMSTVLRLFLLPHKDTRQMFFVVSLDPPIKQGQTRYHYLVLLFGIEEETSLELPFTEEELKEKYEGKITKELSGPTYEVLAKIMKVIINRRVTGPGDFLGHHKTPAIACSYKAAAGYLYPLEKGFIYVHKPPVHIRFEEIASVNFARGGASSTKSFDFEIELKSGSIHTFSSIEKGEYDKLFDYITSKKLHVKNTGKNDKALYDDDFGDSDTEKEPDAYLERVKAEAKERESDDSDDESTDEDFNPDKAKESDVAEEYDTNPSSSEDSDASGASADSKKEKKKEKKPKKTITISEAPRKRKEKSKKREKDANAPKRPSTAFMLWLNENRKGILEDNPGIKVTEIAKKGGELWRDLKDKTEWEEKANKAKEEYNQAMKKYKDSGAADEFKQKKKQAEKERKAADKKTKAPASKKVKTVAASSSSGKFTSKEYIEDDDSSSDSDKEKKDKKDKKDSKESKESKKEKEKAKHSSSEAASSGSDETGSGSDSE
- the LOC125068474 gene encoding FACT complex subunit Ssrp1 isoform X1, which codes for MEFLEYNDVTAEIKGTMVPGRLKMTDQNIIFKNSKTGKVEQISANDIELVNFQKFIGSWGLRLFLKNGTLHRYGGFKDGEQEKVAKFFKSNYHKDMLEKELSLKGWNWGTAKFNGAVLSFNVGTNTAFEIPLHYVSQCNTGKNEVTLEFHQNDDTPVSLMEMRFHIPTSELAGDMDAVEAFHQQVMNKASVISVSGDAIAIFRELQCLTPRGRYDIKVFQTFFQLHGKTFDYKIPMSTVLRLFLLPHKDTRQMFFVVSLDPPIKQGQTRYHYLVLLFGIEEETSLELPFTEEELKEKYEGKITKELSGPTYEVLAKIMKVIINRRVTGPGDFLGHHKTPAIACSYKAAAGYLYPLEKGFIYVHKPPVHIRFEEIASVNFARGGASSTKSFDFEIELKSGSIHTFSSIEKGEYDKLFDYITSKKLHVKNTGKNVSKFTDKALYDDDFGDSDTEKEPDAYLERVKAEAKERESDDSDDESTDEDFNPDKAKESDVAEEYDTNPSSSEDSDASGASADSKKEKKKEKKPKKTITISEAPRKRKEKSKKREKDANAPKRPSTAFMLWLNENRKGILEDNPGIKVTEIAKKGGELWRDLKDKTEWEEKANKAKEEYNQAMKKYKDSGAADEFKQKKKQAEKERKAADKKTKAPASKKVKTVAASSSSGKFTSKEYIEDDDSSSDSDKEKKDKKDKKDSKESKESKKEKEKAKHSSSEAASSGSDETGSGSDSE